In Triticum aestivum cultivar Chinese Spring chromosome 5B, IWGSC CS RefSeq v2.1, whole genome shotgun sequence, the following proteins share a genomic window:
- the LOC123116601 gene encoding noroxomaritidine/norcraugsodine reductase: MATAECGSREERWSLAGATALVTGGSKGIGEAIVEELAGFGARVHTCSRNAEELEECRQRWQEKGMRVTVSVCDVSVPADREKLMDTVRQTFDGKLNVLVNNAGQHLVKPTVECTMEEYKNVMATNLGSSFHLCQLAHPLLVRAVGGNIINISSIASSIGFAGSTIYTITKGALNQLTRSLATEWAPHNIRVNSVAPGFITTDMVEKINKEYMEREHSKTPLRWCGKPTEVASTVAFLCMPAASFITGQVIYVDGGRTISA; this comes from the exons ATGGCGACAGCTGAGTGTGGGAGCAGAGAGGAGAGGTGGAGCCTGGCCGGCGCCACGGCGCTCGTCACCGGCGGGAGCAAAGGGATCGGGGAGGCCATCGTGGAGGAGCTCGCCGGGTTCGGGGCGAGGGTGCACACCTGCTCACGGAACGccgaggagctggaggagtgccgCCAGCGGTGGCAGGAGAAGGGCATGCGCGTCACCGTCTCCGTTTGCGACGTCTCCGTGCCCGCCGACAGGGAGAAGCTCATGGACACGGTCCGACAAACCTTCGACGGCAAGCTCAACGTACTA GTGAACAATGCAGGGCAACATTTGGTCAAGCCCACCGTTGAGTGcacgatggaggagtacaagaaTGTGATGGCCACCAACCTGGGCTCCAGCTTCCATCTCTGCCAACTCGCGCACCCTCTTCTCGTGCGGGCCGTCGGAGGCAACATCATCAACATCTCCTCCATTGCAAGCTCCATTGGCTTCGCTGGCTCCACAATCTATACCATCACAAAAG GTGCACTGAATCAACTGACGCGGAGTTTGGCCACCGAGTGGGCCCCTCACAACATCCGTGTGAACAGTGTCGCCCCAGGATTCATCACAACCGATATGGTTGAAAAA ATAAATAAGGAGTACATGGAGCGGGAGCACTCGAAGACCCCGTTGCGATGGTGTGGCAAGCCAACAGAGGTTGCCTCGACGGTCGCATTTCTCTGCATGCCGGCGGCTTCCTTCATCACCGGGCAGGTCATCTATGTCGACGGTGGTCGAACCATTAGTGCTTAA